In one window of Flavobacterium ginsengisoli DNA:
- a CDS encoding OmpA family protein codes for MKHLNKLLVAVLMAMGLNAHAQDSNNPWAISFGVNAVDTRTSSGAGSGFFDQHFSQPFAVKDNWNILPSLSYIGVSRYVGSGFSVGLQGSVNKIDKYVTFNPAAPGHDGRGNVVTNPGDLMYYGIDATIKYSFQELIKSKVIDPSLSVGGGYTFFGDSSYGTVNPGAGVTFWFTDAIGLELATRYKWAVSGDRQDASGTPDAPSHFQHTAGLVFKFGGKDTDGDGIYDKDDACPDVAGLKQFNGCPDTDGDGIVDASDACPDVFGLVALNGCPDTDGDGIADKDDACPDVAGLVALKGCPDTDGDGIADKDDKCPTVAGPKENGGCPFLDADKDGVADKDDDCPTVPGPASNRGCPEVTSAALEDLKVQARAIYFNSGKATFKTGDKETPARLDAIKEILKNYPNAKFSIEGHTDSTGSAKVNQKLSEDRANAVLNALVERGVNPENLEAKGFGSSQPVASNKTAAGKAQNRRTEIRHIGSKYQGKL; via the coding sequence ATGAAACATCTTAACAAACTTTTAGTTGCTGTATTGATGGCGATGGGTTTAAATGCTCACGCGCAAGACAGTAACAATCCATGGGCGATCTCTTTCGGAGTTAATGCTGTGGATACTAGAACAAGTTCAGGTGCTGGTAGTGGATTTTTCGATCAGCACTTCTCTCAGCCATTCGCTGTAAAAGACAACTGGAACATTTTACCTTCTTTATCTTACATTGGTGTGTCTAGATACGTAGGTAGCGGTTTCTCAGTTGGTTTACAAGGATCTGTAAACAAAATTGATAAATATGTTACTTTTAATCCAGCTGCTCCAGGGCATGATGGTAGAGGTAACGTTGTTACTAATCCTGGTGACTTAATGTACTACGGAATTGATGCTACTATCAAATATAGCTTCCAAGAATTAATCAAATCTAAAGTGATTGATCCTTCGTTATCTGTTGGTGGTGGTTATACTTTCTTCGGAGATAGTAGCTATGGAACTGTTAACCCAGGTGCTGGTGTTACTTTCTGGTTTACTGATGCTATTGGTCTTGAGTTAGCTACAAGATACAAATGGGCTGTTAGTGGTGATAGACAAGATGCTTCTGGAACTCCAGATGCTCCATCTCACTTCCAACACACTGCAGGTTTAGTTTTCAAATTCGGAGGTAAAGATACTGACGGAGACGGAATCTACGACAAAGACGATGCTTGTCCAGATGTTGCTGGTTTAAAACAATTCAACGGATGTCCTGATACTGACGGTGACGGAATCGTTGATGCTTCTGACGCTTGTCCAGATGTATTTGGTTTAGTCGCATTAAACGGATGTCCTGATACAGACGGAGACGGAATTGCTGATAAAGATGACGCTTGTCCAGATGTTGCTGGTTTAGTCGCTTTAAAAGGTTGTCCTGATACTGACGGTGACGGAATCGCTGATAAAGACGATAAATGTCCTACAGTTGCTGGTCCTAAAGAAAACGGTGGTTGCCCATTCTTAGATGCTGATAAAGACGGTGTTGCTGATAAAGATGATGACTGTCCTACAGTTCCAGGTCCTGCAAGTAACAGAGGATGTCCAGAAGTAACTTCTGCTGCATTAGAAGATCTTAAAGTTCAAGCTAGAGCAATCTACTTCAACTCAGGAAAAGCTACTTTCAAAACTGGTGACAAAGAAACTCCAGCTAGATTAGATGCTATTAAAGAAATCCTTAAAAACTATCCAAACGCGAAATTCTCTATCGAAGGACACACAGATAGTACAGGTTCTGCTAAAGTTAACCAAAAACTTTCTGAAGATAGAGCTAACGCTGTATTAAACGCTTTAGTTGAAAGAGGTGTTAACCCAGAAAACTTAGAAGCTAAAGGATTTGGTTCTAGCCAACCAGTTGCAAGTAACAAAACTGCTGCAGGTAAAGCACAAAACAGAAGAACTGAAATTAGACACATTGGTTCTAAATACCAAGGTAAACTATAA
- the kbl gene encoding glycine C-acetyltransferase: MYGKIKEHLQKELQTIEENGIFKKERIITSPQGAEITISTGETVLNFCANNYLGLSSHPEVVQAAKDAMDTHGFGMSSVRFICGTQDIHKTLEKKIADFYGTEDTILYAAAFDANGGVFEPLLGENDAIISDSLNHASIIDGVRLCKVARYRYENNNMEDLEQQLIKANEAGARFKLIVTDGVFSMDGLVAPLDKICDLADKYDAMVMVDECHAAGFIGATGKGTLEAKGVMGRVDIITGTLGKALGGAMGGYTTAKKEIIELLRQRSRPYLFSNSLAPAIVGASIKVFELLERDTTLRDKLEWNTNYFKEGMKKAGFDIIDGDSAIVPVMLYDAKLSQTMANELLEQGIYVIGFFFPVVPKDKARIRVQLSAAHEKEHLDKAINAFTVVGKMLKVI, encoded by the coding sequence ATGTACGGTAAAATAAAAGAACATCTGCAAAAAGAATTGCAGACAATTGAAGAAAATGGAATCTTTAAAAAGGAGCGTATTATTACTTCTCCTCAAGGTGCAGAAATCACAATTTCAACAGGAGAAACAGTGTTGAACTTTTGTGCTAATAATTATTTAGGACTTTCATCGCATCCAGAAGTGGTGCAAGCAGCAAAAGATGCAATGGATACGCATGGTTTCGGAATGTCGTCTGTTCGATTTATTTGTGGCACACAAGATATTCATAAAACATTAGAGAAAAAGATTGCTGATTTTTATGGTACAGAAGATACTATATTATATGCCGCAGCCTTTGATGCAAACGGAGGTGTTTTTGAGCCTTTGTTGGGAGAGAATGATGCAATTATTTCAGATAGCTTAAATCACGCTTCTATTATAGATGGTGTTCGTTTATGTAAAGTCGCTAGATATCGTTATGAAAATAATAATATGGAAGACTTGGAGCAGCAGTTGATAAAAGCAAACGAAGCTGGAGCTCGTTTTAAATTGATTGTTACTGACGGAGTTTTTTCTATGGACGGATTAGTAGCGCCACTAGACAAAATCTGTGATCTTGCTGATAAATACGATGCAATGGTAATGGTAGATGAATGTCATGCCGCTGGTTTTATTGGGGCAACTGGAAAAGGAACTCTTGAAGCAAAAGGAGTAATGGGAAGGGTAGATATTATAACAGGGACTCTTGGAAAAGCTTTAGGTGGAGCAATGGGAGGATATACTACTGCAAAAAAAGAAATTATTGAGTTATTACGTCAGAGATCTCGACCTTACTTGTTTTCAAATTCATTGGCTCCGGCTATTGTTGGCGCTTCGATAAAAGTATTTGAATTATTGGAAAGAGACACAACACTTCGTGATAAATTAGAATGGAATACCAACTATTTTAAAGAAGGTATGAAAAAAGCAGGCTTCGATATTATTGATGGAGATTCTGCAATTGTTCCAGTTATGTTATACGATGCAAAATTATCTCAGACAATGGCAAACGAACTTTTGGAACAAGGAATTTATGTTATTGGATTTTTCTTTCCAGTGGTTCCGAAAGATAAGGCTAGAATACGAGTACAGCTATCTGCGGCGCATGAAAAAGAACATTTGGACAAAGCTATAAATGCCTTCACAGTTGTCGGTAAAATGTTAAAAGTTATATAA